A section of the Phaseolus vulgaris cultivar G19833 unplaced genomic scaffold, P. vulgaris v2.0 scaffold_29, whole genome shotgun sequence genome encodes:
- the LOC137817301 gene encoding low-specificity L-threonine aldolase 1-like isoform X1: MVAEKCHLEEKMVTRIVDLRSDTVTKPTEAMRAAMASAEVDDDVLGNDPTAFRLEAEMAKTMGKEAALFVPSGTMGNLICVLVHCDVRGSEVILGDNCHIYIYENGGIATIGGVHPRPVKNNDDGTMDIDLIETAIRDPRGELLYPTTKLICLENTHANSGGRCLSVEYTDRVGELAKKHGLKLHIDGARIFNASVALGIPVDRLVQAADSVSVCLSKGIGAPVGSVIVGSENFIAKARRLRKTLGGGMRQIGILCAAALVALQENIGKLENDHKKARLLADGLRELKGLRVDTLGVETNIVFIDIEDGIQTRAEKICKYLEERGILLMQESSSRMRVVLHHQISASDVQYALSCFKAMLTTNQQVVKGVEKEMDD; this comes from the exons ATGGTGGCAGAGAAATGTCACC ttgaggAGAAGATGGTAACTAGAATTGTGGATCTTCGGTCAGACACAGTTACGAAGCCAACTGAAGCAATGCGGGCTGCCATGGCGAGTGCTGAAGTTGATGACGATGTTCTAGGCAATGACCCTACTGCTTTCCGCTTAGAAGCAGAGATGGCAAAGACAATGGGCAAAGAAGCTGCTCTTTTTGTCCCATCTGGCACAATGGGGAACCTTATATGTGTACTTGTTCATTGTGATGTCAGGGGAAGTGAAGTTATTCTTGGAGACAATTGCCATATCTATATTTACGAGAATGGCGGCATTGCAACTATTGGCGGGGTGCATCCAAGACCAGTGAAGAATAACGATGATGGAACCATGGACATTGATTTGATTGAAACTGCTATCAGGGACCCTAGGGGGGAGTTACTGTATCCAACCACCAAGCTTATTTGCTTGGAAAATACTCACGCAAA CTCTGGTGGCAGATGCCTCTCAGTTGAATATACAGACAGAGTTGGGGAGTTAGCTAAGAAGCACGGACTGAAGCTTCACATTGATGGAGCCCGTATTTTTAACGCATCAGTT GCACTTGGTATTCCAGTGGATAGGCTTGTCCAAGCAGCCGATTCAGTTTCC GTTTGCCTATCTAAAGGTATAGGTGCTCCAGTTGGATCTGTTATTGTTGGTTCCGAGAATTTTATTGCAAAG GCCAGACGACTCCGGAAAACCTTAGGAGGTGGAATGAGACAGATTGGCATCCTTTGTGCTGCAGCACTTGTTGCCTTGCAGGAAAATATTGGAAAGCTGGAAAATGATCACAAGAAAGCTAGACTGTTAGCTG ATGGATTGAGGGAACTTAAAGGACTGAGAGTGGATACCCTTGGTGTGGAGACCAATATA GTATTCATTGACATTGAAGATGGTATCCAGACTAGGGCAGAGAAAATATGCAAGTACTTGGAAGAACGTGGTATCCTTTTGATGCAAGAGAGCTCATCAAG AATGAGAGTTGTTCTCCACCACCAAATATCGGCAAGCGATGTGCAATACGCCTTGTCATGCTTTAAGGCGATGTTGACTACAAATCAG CAAGTTGTTAAGGGAGTAGAAAAAGAAATGGACGACTAG
- the LOC137817301 gene encoding low-specificity L-threonine aldolase 1-like isoform X2, with the protein MVTRIVDLRSDTVTKPTEAMRAAMASAEVDDDVLGNDPTAFRLEAEMAKTMGKEAALFVPSGTMGNLICVLVHCDVRGSEVILGDNCHIYIYENGGIATIGGVHPRPVKNNDDGTMDIDLIETAIRDPRGELLYPTTKLICLENTHANSGGRCLSVEYTDRVGELAKKHGLKLHIDGARIFNASVALGIPVDRLVQAADSVSVCLSKGIGAPVGSVIVGSENFIAKARRLRKTLGGGMRQIGILCAAALVALQENIGKLENDHKKARLLADGLRELKGLRVDTLGVETNIVFIDIEDGIQTRAEKICKYLEERGILLMQESSSRMRVVLHHQISASDVQYALSCFKAMLTTNQQVVKGVEKEMDD; encoded by the exons ATGGTAACTAGAATTGTGGATCTTCGGTCAGACACAGTTACGAAGCCAACTGAAGCAATGCGGGCTGCCATGGCGAGTGCTGAAGTTGATGACGATGTTCTAGGCAATGACCCTACTGCTTTCCGCTTAGAAGCAGAGATGGCAAAGACAATGGGCAAAGAAGCTGCTCTTTTTGTCCCATCTGGCACAATGGGGAACCTTATATGTGTACTTGTTCATTGTGATGTCAGGGGAAGTGAAGTTATTCTTGGAGACAATTGCCATATCTATATTTACGAGAATGGCGGCATTGCAACTATTGGCGGGGTGCATCCAAGACCAGTGAAGAATAACGATGATGGAACCATGGACATTGATTTGATTGAAACTGCTATCAGGGACCCTAGGGGGGAGTTACTGTATCCAACCACCAAGCTTATTTGCTTGGAAAATACTCACGCAAA CTCTGGTGGCAGATGCCTCTCAGTTGAATATACAGACAGAGTTGGGGAGTTAGCTAAGAAGCACGGACTGAAGCTTCACATTGATGGAGCCCGTATTTTTAACGCATCAGTT GCACTTGGTATTCCAGTGGATAGGCTTGTCCAAGCAGCCGATTCAGTTTCC GTTTGCCTATCTAAAGGTATAGGTGCTCCAGTTGGATCTGTTATTGTTGGTTCCGAGAATTTTATTGCAAAG GCCAGACGACTCCGGAAAACCTTAGGAGGTGGAATGAGACAGATTGGCATCCTTTGTGCTGCAGCACTTGTTGCCTTGCAGGAAAATATTGGAAAGCTGGAAAATGATCACAAGAAAGCTAGACTGTTAGCTG ATGGATTGAGGGAACTTAAAGGACTGAGAGTGGATACCCTTGGTGTGGAGACCAATATA GTATTCATTGACATTGAAGATGGTATCCAGACTAGGGCAGAGAAAATATGCAAGTACTTGGAAGAACGTGGTATCCTTTTGATGCAAGAGAGCTCATCAAG AATGAGAGTTGTTCTCCACCACCAAATATCGGCAAGCGATGTGCAATACGCCTTGTCATGCTTTAAGGCGATGTTGACTACAAATCAG CAAGTTGTTAAGGGAGTAGAAAAAGAAATGGACGACTAG